Part of the Cuniculiplasma divulgatum genome, CATTGCCCTTTAATGTGAATACTGGTGAGATTAAGAGTAATATATGGTTTAGGTGGAAAGCTTATGATCCTTTAGTAAACGTTTATGACCATTTTGAGAAACTGAGGGAGAAAAAGATAATCCTGCAAACTGGAAAAAATGATGAATTCTCTCTTAATTTAGGTATTGAGGGATTGAGCAAGATTCTGTTAATGCATTCAGTAGATCATGTTAGTCAAACATATGAGGGCGGTCATTTTGGTATTGATTACCTATACCTGGATTCAATTCCAGAGCTAATAAGTTATTTAAGGGAATTTTAAAAATAATAGTAAGGAGGTTTTTCTTACTCTGACTGCCCTGCAGATTCTACAAAGCCGGTTTCCCCTTTTGCAACATGCTTTAACCCCTCCGCTACTTCTGTTCCAACAGAACGTTTACCGAGTATTTCCCTGGCAAATATAACCAGAAATGCTGATACAATGAAAGATACACCACCAATTAGGAACGCATAGAAATACGCTGTATTTGTTGGAAAAGAGAAACTTACAGTACTGCTGACAGCAGATGTCACCACAAATGCAGAAAGTACTGCTCCTGCTATTGGTGCCCCTACACTGCTTCCAAGGTACCTGAATGTACTGTTCATTGATGTTGCAAGTCCCATATTTTTTGCTTCAACAGAAAGAACTAGAAGATTTATCAGTGAAGCATTCATTACGGACATTCCTGAACCAATGATAAATTCATCTATCAGTGTCATGTCATAACCAGGTGCCATTGCAAGAAGGAAGAATCCGAGTCCTGAAACAATTGAGCCTATAATGGCAAGTGGCTTTATCCCAAATCTTGAGATCACCTTTCCGGTTACTACTGAAAATACGATCATGCCCAGGGCAAAAGATACCATAGATAGTCCTGTATCAAGAATAGAAAGCCCGAACCCATATGGTGCCGGTGTTTCAAATTTATATGAAAGTGCCTGCATTGAAAGATACATCCCAAGACCGGCTATTGTAAGTGTGACGTTGGTAACCAGTACATTCCTATTTGACAGGAGTTTAAGATCAAATATTGCCTCGCCACCTTTTCTGTGATATCTGGCTTCATACAGGAACATAGGAACGAAAAGGAATACACCAAGAATGGACATTCCAAGTGTTAGAGGAGATGTCCAGCCCCATTGAGAACCCTCAGAAAGAGCAAGTACTATAAGTGTCAACGGGGTTGCAAGGGCTATGGCCCCTATGTAATCTACCTTAACCTCTGGTCTTCTATATCTTGACTCCTTTACCTTGACGATTGTAAGTATGGCCAGGATCACAATAAATGGTATAGCAGAATGGTAAGTCCATCTCCATCCGTAGGTATCAGAGATAAGGGAACCAAGTGGAAGGCTGATTGCAAATCCTGCTCCAAACATACCGCTTATCAGTGCCTGAGCTTTTGGCACCATATCTCTTGGAAACTCCTCCCTAATGAGTGCCATACCCAGAGGCATAATCGTAAGTCCTACACCCTGTACCGCCCTGGAAATAACCATAAATGTGAAATTGGGGGAAAAACCCGTTACCGAAACTGCTGCTGCGTATATGAGCATTACCATACCCATCATCTTCTTTTTTCCATATATATCCCCAAGCTTTCCAACGATTGGACTAAGTGCAACTCCAGTTATCAGATATGTGGACAGAACAAGACTTACCTGACCTACGGTTACGCCAAATCCCTCTGCAATTGATGGTAATGATGGTGTTAGCATTCCCTCAACATACATTACCGCAACTATAATCATTGCGAGAAGAATCATAACAAAGTTAGCATATTTTTTATCATAAATTTCATTTTCCACTATTAATCACTTCTCTCTCTAATTTCATGAACATTTTTGGCCAGCATATTTACAAATTGCAGGAAACCTTCTATTGTTTGCTGATCCATCTCTCCCATAGCCTTAAGAGCCATTGACTTTACATTGTATAGCTTTTCAAGCATGAGTTTACCTTTTACTGATAGGTCTATATATATTGCTCTCCTGTCATCCATTCCATACTGCCTGATAACCAGGCCTTTACTTTCAAGATTATCAATTATGTGCGATATGGATGGTTTTGTGACACCCAGTCTAAGTGCCAGATCAGAAGATTTCATTCTTCCGCCCTTTGAAAGAGTTGAAAGAACGAAGAATCCCGTAAAGGAAAGATTCTCTTTCTTCATGATTTCTTCCCTGTAAAGCATCAGTTCATAGGTCAATCCCTCTAATGCATTTTCAATGCTTTCAATGTTCACAATAGGTAATTATAGATCAGTATTTAATAGTTAACAATAGTTAATCATTTTTTACTATATTAAATACAAAGTCTAATTATCAAACAAATTAAGTTTAAAGAATAAATGATTAATTGACGTTTATCTTATTTGGTAAGAAAACTTAAATATAGCACTTTGAATGTTTATTTATGAACAATGAAAAGAAATGGGAAAATGTGGAGGAATTTATTAATAAGAAGGTTGTAAAACCATCATTATTTCTCTCCGACACATTAGAAGTTAGCCAGAGAGAAGGTTTACCATCAATAAATGTCCAGGCACCTGAAGGAAAACTTATGTCAATTCTTGTCAGATCGATTAACGCTAAACGGGCACTGGAAATTGGGGTTCTTGGTGGATATAGCGGATTGTGGATTCTTTCAGGAATGAAAAATGGAAAGCTCGTTGGTCTTGAAAAGAGTGAAAAACACGCCACGATAGCGACCGAAAATTTCATAAGAGCTGGATATGGGGAGGACGTTAACATAATAGTAGGTGAGGCCTTAACTTCACTCAACAATATGATCAAAGAACACGTTCAGGCATTCGATTTTATACTAATAGATGCAGACAAGAAACCCTATCTTCATTATTTTGAGAGAGCAATGGAGCTTTCACATCCTGGAACGATTATCTACATTGATAATATGGTTTGGAACGGAGAAATAATAAATTCTGAGAACGAAAGTGACGATAATGCTGGTATAAAAAGACTCTATGATCATCTTGAAATAGAGGAGAGGGTCGAAGCTACGGTAATCCAAACAGTGGGATCAAAAGGTTACGATGGATTTGCTGTTTTGAGAGTCCTGTGACAAAATAATTTTTGAAAATTTTCAATATTTTCACCTATTTATTAAATAAGTTTCATTTTACTTCAATTTTCATGGAAGCCATCGTTTCATTTCAATCCTTGTAAATTATATTAATGCAGCCAGAAATGAAACACCCGCTCCAAGGAATATTATAACTATAAGTATGGTTACCACCTGTTTCGCATTTGGCATTTTCATATGGTATTATTACATCCAACACTTAAAGGATTGCTTTCGTTTTTTATGTTTTTTCTAAATAGGTTTAAAAATTTTCAATTATATCATTCGTTTGGCAGCTGCTTTTTTAACTAAATTATACGTATGGTCCATTGCTTCCTCGCTCATATTTCCAATAGTACCGATTAATATTCTTTCTTCGCCCACATCTGCATAGATCTGACCTGAATCAGAATGAAAATGCAATATCCCCAGACCTTTATAGTAGAAATGATTTTGAGTACGCTCTTTAATGCCTTCTATTGACCTTACTTTATCCAGTAATTCTTCGAGTTCCTTAAGTTCATCTTGTTTTGCATGCCTCATATTAAAGACTTATATGAAATAGCCAGTATGATTTAAACCTATTGTACTGGTAAATTTCAACCATATTAAATTGAAAATCTACAATACTTTTGTACTAAATAATTCTTTAATAAATTTCTTATAACAAGCTTCAATTCCTAAGTATGGTAGAACAGAAGTGGATTGCACTATAGAACACCACACTGGGACAACTGGTGGCAACAATTAATACCAGTATAATCATTGTTGCATTACCTCCCATATTTCGTGGAATTCATTTAAATCCTTTATTACCGGACTCCTTCCCATATCTTCTATGGGTAATTATGAGCTATATGATTGTAGTATCAGTTCTTCTTCTTACAATAGGGAAACTTTCAGATATATTTGGAAGGGTAAGATTATTCAATTTAGGGTTTCTGATATTCACCTTAGGTTCAATTCTCCTATATCTGACTCCTAATACGGGTGATATAGGTGCTCTGGAACTCATTTTATTTAGAATAATTCAGGCAGTAGGTGGTTCTTTCATAATGGCTAACAGTTTTGCCCTAATAACCGATAATTTTAAGGAATCAGAAAGGGGTTTCGCAATATCAATAAATAGCCTGGCTTCGGTTTCAGGGGTAAGCATAGGAATTGTTGTTGGAGGTGTCCTTTCCGTAATATACTGGAGGGACATATTCCTCTTGAGCGTTCCTCTGGGTATATTTGGTACAGCATGGTCTTATCTTAAGCTTAAAGAAACCTCACCCAGAAAGAAACAAAAAATAGATGTGATGGGAAATGTTTTAATGGCTGCTGGGTTGATCTCTTTGCTTATTGGTGTAACTTACGGAATAACTCCATATAAGCAATCCCCAATGGGTTGGACAAATCCCATGGTAATTCTGGCACTCATAATTGGCACCCTTCTGATTGTATTCTTTATTCTTTGGGAAGGAAGGATAGAAAGTCCTATGTTAAACATACATCTGTTCAGGAATAGAACTTTAGCCATTGGATCATTTACTGCCTTCATATCAGCGATGGGAATGATGGGTCTATTATACATGCTCACACTTCTATTTCAGGGAGTCTGGCTACCACTTCACGGATATAGCTTTTCTATAACTCCTTTGTGGGCAGGCATTT contains:
- a CDS encoding MarR family winged helix-turn-helix transcriptional regulator; the protein is MNIESIENALEGLTYELMLYREEIMKKENLSFTGFFVLSTLSKGGRMKSSDLALRLGVTKPSISHIIDNLESKGLVIRQYGMDDRRAIYIDLSVKGKLMLEKLYNVKSMALKAMGEMDQQTIEGFLQFVNMLAKNVHEIRERSD
- a CDS encoding MFS transporter, with the protein product MENEIYDKKYANFVMILLAMIIVAVMYVEGMLTPSLPSIAEGFGVTVGQVSLVLSTYLITGVALSPIVGKLGDIYGKKKMMGMVMLIYAAAVSVTGFSPNFTFMVISRAVQGVGLTIMPLGMALIREEFPRDMVPKAQALISGMFGAGFAISLPLGSLISDTYGWRWTYHSAIPFIVILAILTIVKVKESRYRRPEVKVDYIGAIALATPLTLIVLALSEGSQWGWTSPLTLGMSILGVFLFVPMFLYEARYHRKGGEAIFDLKLLSNRNVLVTNVTLTIAGLGMYLSMQALSYKFETPAPYGFGLSILDTGLSMVSFALGMIVFSVVTGKVISRFGIKPLAIIGSIVSGLGFFLLAMAPGYDMTLIDEFIIGSGMSVMNASLINLLVLSVEAKNMGLATSMNSTFRYLGSSVGAPIAGAVLSAFVVTSAVSSTVSFSFPTNTAYFYAFLIGGVSFIVSAFLVIFAREILGKRSVGTEVAEGLKHVAKGETGFVESAGQSE
- a CDS encoding O-methyltransferase — encoded protein: MNNEKKWENVEEFINKKVVKPSLFLSDTLEVSQREGLPSINVQAPEGKLMSILVRSINAKRALEIGVLGGYSGLWILSGMKNGKLVGLEKSEKHATIATENFIRAGYGEDVNIIVGEALTSLNNMIKEHVQAFDFILIDADKKPYLHYFERAMELSHPGTIIYIDNMVWNGEIINSENESDDNAGIKRLYDHLEIEERVEATVIQTVGSKGYDGFAVLRVL
- a CDS encoding MFS transporter, whose amino-acid sequence is MVATINTSIIIVALPPIFRGIHLNPLLPDSFPYLLWVIMSYMIVVSVLLLTIGKLSDIFGRVRLFNLGFLIFTLGSILLYLTPNTGDIGALELILFRIIQAVGGSFIMANSFALITDNFKESERGFAISINSLASVSGVSIGIVVGGVLSVIYWRDIFLLSVPLGIFGTAWSYLKLKETSPRKKQKIDVMGNVLMAAGLISLLIGVTYGITPYKQSPMGWTNPMVILALIIGTLLIVFFILWEGRIESPMLNIHLFRNRTLAIGSFTAFISAMGMMGLLYMLTLLFQGVWLPLHGYSFSITPLWAGIYMLPLTVSMGIFGIIAGRLADRSGAKWLVIFGLLLSGVSLFILSFLSYNFLYYKMMILLILFGLGYAFFNSPNIASVMSTVPPQERGSASGTLNNMRNTGYVASMGIFFSILIAGISTTLPSAITSAINSAGASSLDKTVSNMPPTVAIFGSFLGINPIPSFIPNGINLPASTISIIEGNTWFSEVFSGPFMSSLDVVLFFASGITIIAALISILRKDRRYEDSLETIARTKKESENNSNKLDNHGKL